ATGCCGCACCACTTTGCCGGCGATGAAGACAAGCTCCCAGCGCAGCGTCGCTATCGTCTTCCTCGTCCAGTCACCGCCCAGCACCAGCCACTTCACCACCACGGTCAAGTTGTGCCCCAGCACGCCGAGCTCAAGCCAGACGGCGTCGGCGCGCAGACGCTGACACGGAAAGTAGTCCATGCCGAAGCCGCGCTTGAGCTCCTTGTGGTGGTTCTCCGCGTTCCCACGACCGTTGTGGAACTCGATGAGCTCCCTGGTGCTGCGGTTGTCGTCATTCGTCGCAAATACATGGTAGCAGTAGAACTCGGGATGGAACAGGTCCGGCTTCGGATTCGGCCAGCGCTGGATGATAAGCGTGAACGCCTTGGTCTTCTCCATGCAAT
This window of the candidate division WOR-3 bacterium genome carries:
- a CDS encoding transposase codes for the protein VAVKAVIKQATEAGGWTRIFDEQGQPTDREYKTAVHCMEKTKAFTLIIQRWPNPKPDLFHPEFYCYHVFATNDDNRSTRELIEFHNGRGNAENHHKELKRGFGMDYFPCQRLRADAVWLELGVLGHNLTVVVKWLVLGGDWTRKTIATLRWELVFIAGKVVRHGRELWLQVRTCYYELLKLIRDRLRLVFAPTSRQSGASTPSHHNCCAERLRPQTSASTSGFGR